Proteins co-encoded in one Lagopus muta isolate bLagMut1 chromosome 25, bLagMut1 primary, whole genome shotgun sequence genomic window:
- the LOC125684389 gene encoding feather keratin Cos1-2-like: MSLDMGQLRSTIKDSPVPYSLIRFSCLLLPGNQVHCQPKDMSCCNPCVPCRPCGPTPLASSCNEPCVRQCQDSTIAIEPSPVVVILPGPILSSFPQNTVVGSSTSAAVGSILSCQGVPITSGGFDLSCISNRSCGRRCN; this comes from the exons ATGTCTCTGGATATGGGTCAGCTTCGGTCCACTATAAAAGACAGCCCAGTTCCTTACTCTCTCATTCGCTTCTCTTGCCTCCTTCTTCCTGGGAACCAG GTGCACTGCCAACCCAAAGACATGTCCTGCTGCAACCCGTGCGTGCCATGCCGGCCCTGCGGCCCCACTcctctggccagcagctgcaatgagccctgtgtcaggcagtgccaggactccaccATCGCCATTGagccctctcccgtggtggtgatcctgcccggacccatcctcagctccttcccgcagaACACCGTtgtgggctcctccacctccgctgctgttggcagcatcctcagctgccAGGGAGTGCCCATCACCTCGGGGGGCTTTGACCTCTCCTGCATTTCCAACCGCAGCTGTGGCAGAAGGTGCAACTAA